In Salinarimonas sp., a genomic segment contains:
- the hflK gene encoding FtsH protease activity modulator HflK: MPWSNQSGGPWGQRGGGSGGPWGGGGGGGPTGGGGGGNQPDLEEILRRSQDRLRNIVPGGGGLGGKGIALILVAVVAVWLLTGFYTVRPNEVGLNLIFGRFVGQTAPGLNYNLPFPIGEVVKPNVTQVNRTEIGYRSVSPGQQRDVLEESLMLTGDENIVDIDFDVQWQIDPANADNFVFNIANPEATIDSIAQSSMREVIGRRDIQAILTTEQGEITAEVQDLMQQSLDQYGAGVIIRVVQLQAAVPPAQVREAFLDVNAAQQDLVRLQNEAETYASRVVPEARGEAARIVQQAEGYREQVVNQAEGQAARFNQIYAEYANAPQITRDRLFLETMERVFGNTDKVLIDQNGQGEGVVPYLPLPEVQRRLESQGATR, from the coding sequence ATGCCTTGGAGCAACCAGAGCGGCGGCCCCTGGGGCCAGCGCGGCGGCGGGTCGGGAGGACCCTGGGGCGGCGGCGGAGGCGGCGGCCCGACGGGCGGCGGCGGCGGCGGCAACCAGCCCGATCTCGAGGAGATCCTGCGCCGCAGCCAGGACCGGCTGCGCAACATCGTTCCCGGCGGCGGCGGCCTCGGCGGCAAGGGGATCGCGCTGATCCTCGTCGCGGTCGTGGCGGTATGGCTGCTCACGGGCTTCTACACGGTCCGCCCGAACGAGGTCGGCCTCAACCTGATCTTCGGCCGCTTCGTCGGCCAGACGGCGCCGGGCCTGAACTACAACCTGCCCTTCCCGATCGGCGAGGTCGTCAAGCCGAACGTCACGCAGGTCAACCGCACCGAGATCGGCTACCGCTCCGTCAGTCCGGGCCAGCAGCGCGACGTCCTCGAGGAATCGCTGATGCTGACCGGCGACGAGAACATCGTCGACATCGACTTCGACGTGCAGTGGCAGATCGACCCGGCCAACGCCGACAATTTCGTCTTCAACATCGCCAACCCCGAGGCGACCATCGACTCGATCGCCCAGTCGTCGATGCGCGAGGTTATCGGCCGCCGCGACATCCAGGCGATCCTCACCACCGAGCAGGGCGAGATCACCGCCGAGGTCCAGGACCTGATGCAGCAGTCGCTGGATCAGTACGGCGCCGGCGTGATCATCCGCGTCGTGCAGCTGCAGGCGGCCGTGCCGCCGGCGCAGGTGCGCGAAGCGTTCCTCGACGTCAACGCCGCCCAGCAGGACCTGGTGCGCCTCCAGAACGAGGCCGAGACCTACGCGAGCCGCGTCGTTCCCGAGGCCCGAGGCGAGGCCGCGCGCATCGTCCAGCAGGCCGAAGGCTATCGCGAGCAGGTCGTGAACCAGGCCGAGGGTCAGGCCGCCCGCTTCAACCAGATCTACGCCGAATACGCCAACGCGCCGCAGATCACGCGCGATCGTCTCTTCCTCGAGACGATGGAGCGGGTGTTCGGCAACACCGACAAGGTGCTGATCGACCAGAACGGCCAGGGCGAAGGCGTCGTGCCCTACCTGCCGCTGCCGGAGGTCCAGCGTCGTCTCGAGTCCCAGGGAGCCACGCGATGA
- a CDS encoding dihydrofolate reductase, which produces MKPVVLVAAVARNGVIGRENQLVWRLRSDLRRFRALTMGKPLIMGRKTFESIGKPLPGRETVVLTRDPDFEAPGVHTAQSLDTAMAVADTIAARMGAAEIVVAGGGEIYALALPYASKLYLTRVEAEPEGDAVFPDFDRNAFRETFHEPHPAGPEDEHAFAFIDLERKAARSSD; this is translated from the coding sequence ATGAAGCCCGTCGTCCTCGTCGCCGCCGTGGCGCGCAACGGCGTGATCGGCCGCGAGAACCAGCTGGTCTGGCGCCTCAGGAGCGATCTGCGGCGATTTCGCGCGCTCACCATGGGCAAGCCGCTGATCATGGGCCGCAAGACCTTCGAGTCGATCGGCAAGCCCCTGCCGGGGCGCGAGACCGTGGTGCTCACCCGCGACCCGGATTTCGAGGCGCCGGGCGTCCACACCGCCCAGAGCCTCGACACGGCGATGGCGGTCGCCGACACCATCGCCGCGCGCATGGGAGCCGCCGAGATCGTGGTGGCCGGGGGCGGGGAGATCTACGCCCTGGCGCTGCCCTACGCCTCCAAATTGTATCTGACCCGGGTCGAGGCCGAGCCCGAGGGCGACGCCGTGTTTCCGGACTTTGACCGGAACGCGTTTCGTGAGACCTTCCACGAGCCGCATCCGGCCGGTCCGGAGGACGAACACGCCTTCGCCTTCATCGACTTGGAACGGAAAGCGGCGCGCTCGTCCGATTGA
- a CDS encoding GNAT family N-acetyltransferase — translation MSLSIRPARPGDAPLVFGFVRELADYERLSHEVDATEAMLDASLFGERPLVFCDIAEWDGEPVGFALWFYNFSTFRGRHGLYLEDLYVRESARGRGIGKALLVRLAARCREEGLARLEWWVLDWNAPSIAFYRSLGAIPMDEWTVMRVTGEALERLADAAPREGAA, via the coding sequence ATGAGCCTTTCGATCCGCCCCGCGCGGCCCGGCGACGCGCCGCTGGTCTTCGGCTTCGTGCGCGAGCTCGCCGACTACGAGCGCCTCTCGCACGAGGTCGACGCCACCGAGGCGATGCTGGACGCGTCGCTCTTCGGCGAGCGCCCGCTCGTCTTCTGCGACATCGCCGAATGGGACGGCGAGCCCGTCGGCTTCGCGCTGTGGTTCTACAACTTCTCCACCTTTCGCGGCCGGCACGGCCTCTATCTCGAGGATCTCTACGTCCGGGAGAGCGCGCGCGGCCGCGGCATCGGCAAGGCGCTGCTCGTGCGCCTCGCCGCGCGCTGCCGCGAGGAGGGGCTGGCCCGGCTCGAATGGTGGGTGCTCGACTGGAACGCGCCGTCCATCGCCTTCTACAGGTCGCTCGGCGCGATCCCGATGGACGAATGGACGGTGATGCGGGTGACCGGGGAGGCGCTGGAGCGGCTGGCGGACGCGGCGCCGCGGGAGGGTGCGGCATGA
- a CDS encoding NAD(P)H-binding protein: MRLTIIGATRGIGKALSEQARAAGHHVVAVGRSLGPAAADNLTHVRGSILEEGVAEEALERANAVAYCLGAGSYGPDVGKPVTIFSQSTERLLDAMRARGVMRIGVITGVGSGDSRGHGGFLYDAVAMPFALGAIYADKTRQEELLRASDRDWTVIRPVVLTHGPYTGTYRVLEDLTGFNGGTISRADCADCLLRALAEHRWSRRAVAITGGDGR, from the coding sequence ATGCGGCTGACCATCATCGGCGCGACGCGGGGCATCGGGAAGGCGCTTTCCGAGCAGGCCCGGGCCGCGGGACACCACGTCGTCGCGGTGGGCCGGAGCCTCGGCCCGGCCGCGGCCGACAATCTCACTCACGTGCGCGGCTCGATCCTGGAGGAAGGCGTCGCCGAGGAGGCGCTGGAGCGCGCCAACGCCGTCGCCTATTGCCTCGGCGCGGGATCGTACGGCCCCGACGTCGGCAAGCCGGTGACGATCTTCTCGCAGAGCACCGAGCGGCTCCTCGACGCCATGCGCGCGAGGGGCGTCATGCGCATCGGCGTGATCACCGGCGTCGGCTCGGGCGACAGCCGCGGGCACGGCGGCTTTCTCTACGACGCCGTCGCCATGCCCTTCGCGCTCGGCGCGATCTACGCCGACAAGACCCGGCAGGAGGAGCTCCTGCGCGCCTCCGACCGGGACTGGACCGTCATCCGCCCGGTCGTTTTGACCCATGGCCCCTATACCGGGACCTATCGCGTGCTCGAGGATCTCACCGGCTTCAACGGCGGCACGATCAGCCGCGCGGACTGCGCCGATTGCCTCCTGCGGGCGCTCGCCGAGCATCGCTGGTCGCGTCGCGCCGTGGCGATCACGGGCGGGGACGGACGATGA
- a CDS encoding YbjN domain-containing protein — protein MARHGRIAAFAAAMVLGASGVSAQSAIDGSDPQAILDLARGFGSAALETDPVGDPLLQGRIDGNVYSVYFYGCEKNAGCDTILFSAIWDVESSSLDAVNDFNKNAIFGRAYVDDEGDYVVEITVNLAHGVSRANLDDTFVVWSDLMREFADFAANN, from the coding sequence ATGGCGCGTCATGGTCGGATCGCGGCTTTCGCCGCGGCGATGGTTCTGGGGGCGAGCGGCGTGTCCGCGCAGTCCGCGATCGACGGCTCGGATCCGCAGGCGATCCTCGATCTCGCCCGCGGCTTCGGTTCCGCCGCGCTGGAGACGGACCCGGTGGGCGATCCGCTGCTTCAGGGGCGCATCGACGGGAACGTCTACAGCGTCTACTTCTACGGCTGCGAGAAGAACGCCGGCTGCGACACGATCCTGTTCAGCGCCATCTGGGACGTCGAGTCGTCCTCGCTCGACGCCGTGAACGACTTCAACAAGAACGCGATCTTCGGCCGCGCCTATGTCGACGATGAGGGCGACTACGTCGTCGAGATCACCGTCAACCTTGCTCACGGCGTCTCGCGCGCTAACCTCGACGACACGTTCGTGGTCTGGTCGGACCTGATGCGCGAGTTCGCGGACTTCGCCGCCAACAATTGA
- a CDS encoding FAD-dependent oxidoreductase has protein sequence MTERHGAFPQTMDIEAGVPLADLPDGATVAGEWRGEKVLVARRGEEVLAVGASCTHLGGPLAKGLVVEDTVRCPWHHACFSLRTGRALEAPAFDSLPRYAVEIRDDRVFLVDEIAPDPGKGLAHGEDRIVIVGGGAAGFAAADQLRREGYAGAVVILSEDADPPYDRTMLSKAFLQGGKSADALDIATEGGLEGVDVRLATRVSAIDTAAKTVTLADGGALSYAKLLLATGGEPNAPEFPGADHEAVRLLRSLRDAEGIVSRLSDGARVVIMGASFIGMEAAAALTKRGLAVTVVAPQDKPMAGVFGEAFSDMLRALHEENGVTFRLGRTIEGYENGEAVLDDGARLPADLVLVGIGVRPRTALAEAAGLEVENGVVVDATMRTSAEDVYAAGDIAAFPDPVGGERIRVEHWVVAQRLGQTAALAMMGRVAAYDDPPFFWTKQYDLSVRYVGHAKGFDRVEIEGDPSARDALARFIVDGETRAVATAGRDAAALEESEAMRRG, from the coding sequence ATGACCGAACGACACGGCGCCTTCCCGCAGACGATGGACATCGAGGCCGGCGTGCCGCTCGCCGATCTCCCCGACGGCGCCACCGTCGCCGGCGAATGGCGGGGCGAGAAGGTCCTCGTCGCCCGGCGCGGCGAGGAGGTGCTCGCGGTGGGCGCGTCGTGCACGCATCTCGGCGGGCCGCTGGCGAAGGGGCTCGTGGTCGAGGACACCGTGCGCTGCCCCTGGCACCACGCCTGCTTCTCGCTGCGCACCGGCCGCGCGCTCGAGGCGCCCGCCTTCGATTCCCTTCCGCGCTACGCGGTCGAGATCCGCGACGACCGCGTCTTCCTCGTCGACGAGATCGCGCCCGATCCGGGCAAGGGGCTCGCGCACGGGGAGGACCGCATCGTCATCGTCGGCGGCGGCGCGGCCGGCTTCGCGGCGGCGGACCAGCTGCGGCGGGAGGGCTATGCGGGCGCGGTGGTGATCCTCTCGGAGGACGCCGACCCGCCCTACGACCGCACCATGCTGTCGAAGGCCTTCCTGCAGGGCGGCAAGAGCGCGGACGCGCTCGACATCGCCACGGAGGGCGGGCTCGAGGGGGTCGACGTCCGTCTGGCCACGCGGGTGAGCGCGATCGACACCGCGGCGAAGACCGTGACCCTCGCCGACGGCGGCGCGCTGTCCTACGCGAAGCTCCTCCTCGCCACCGGCGGCGAGCCGAACGCGCCCGAATTTCCCGGCGCCGACCACGAGGCGGTGCGCCTCCTGCGCTCCTTGCGCGACGCCGAGGGGATCGTCTCGCGGCTCTCCGACGGCGCGCGCGTCGTGATCATGGGCGCGAGCTTCATCGGCATGGAGGCCGCGGCGGCGCTGACGAAGCGCGGCTTGGCCGTGACGGTCGTCGCGCCGCAGGACAAGCCGATGGCGGGCGTGTTCGGCGAGGCCTTCTCCGACATGCTGCGCGCGCTCCACGAGGAGAACGGCGTGACCTTCCGGCTCGGGCGCACGATCGAGGGCTACGAGAACGGCGAGGCCGTGCTCGACGACGGCGCCCGGCTGCCGGCGGATCTCGTCCTCGTCGGCATCGGCGTGCGGCCGCGCACGGCCTTGGCCGAGGCGGCGGGGCTCGAAGTGGAGAACGGGGTCGTGGTCGATGCGACGATGCGCACCAGCGCCGAGGACGTCTACGCCGCCGGCGACATCGCCGCCTTCCCCGACCCGGTCGGCGGGGAGCGCATCCGGGTCGAGCACTGGGTCGTCGCCCAGCGCCTCGGCCAGACCGCGGCGCTCGCCATGATGGGCCGCGTCGCCGCCTACGACGACCCGCCCTTCTTCTGGACGAAGCAGTACGACCTCTCCGTCCGCTATGTCGGCCACGCGAAGGGGTTCGACCGCGTCGAGATCGAGGGCGACCCGTCGGCCCGCGACGCCCTCGCCCGCTTCATCGTCGACGGCGAGACCCGCGCCGTCGCCACCGCCGGCCGCGACGCCGCGGCGCTGGAGGAGAGCGAGGCGATGCGCCGGGGGTGA
- a CDS encoding DUF599 family protein produces MEAVEGFTRLDLVALLFFLAAWGGYHLAVERLGPSRRSLNTRMAEHRRAWMRQLLARENRIVDSTIMASLQSGAAFFASTALFAVGGVLALIQATETALALFADLPFGVATTRLAFEAKVFGLGVIFVYAFFKFAWSYRLFNYAAILLGAVPQDAAAPEAEIGAERAAEMTIVAGRHFNRGQRAFFFALGYLGWFVGPWVLIVATAAVLVVMALRQFASDALHALDGG; encoded by the coding sequence ATGGAGGCGGTCGAGGGGTTCACGCGGCTCGATCTCGTCGCGCTCCTGTTCTTCCTCGCGGCCTGGGGCGGCTACCATCTCGCCGTCGAGCGCCTCGGGCCGTCGCGCCGCTCGCTGAACACCCGCATGGCGGAGCATCGCCGCGCGTGGATGCGCCAGCTGCTCGCGCGCGAGAACCGGATCGTCGATTCCACCATCATGGCCTCGCTGCAATCGGGCGCGGCCTTCTTCGCCTCGACCGCGCTGTTCGCCGTCGGCGGCGTGCTGGCGCTGATCCAGGCGACGGAGACCGCGCTCGCCCTGTTCGCGGACCTGCCCTTCGGCGTCGCCACGACCCGACTCGCCTTCGAGGCGAAGGTGTTCGGGCTCGGCGTGATCTTCGTCTACGCCTTCTTCAAGTTCGCCTGGTCCTACCGGCTGTTCAACTACGCCGCGATCCTGCTCGGCGCCGTGCCCCAGGACGCGGCGGCGCCCGAGGCGGAGATCGGCGCGGAGCGCGCGGCCGAGATGACCATCGTCGCCGGTCGCCACTTCAACCGCGGCCAGCGGGCCTTCTTCTTCGCGCTGGGCTATCTCGGCTGGTTCGTCGGCCCGTGGGTCCTGATCGTCGCCACGGCCGCGGTGCTCGTCGTGATGGCCCTGCGCCAGTTCGCCTCCGACGCGCTGCACGCGCTGGACGGGGGATGA
- a CDS encoding rhodanese-like domain-containing protein has translation MPQTITKGYKALLEEANAAIETLPPTEAMALVGREDVVFVDLRDPRELEREGRMPGAVHCPRGMLEFWIDPDSPYHKPVFAQDKRFVFFCAGGWRSALAAKTAAEMGLSPVAHVGGGFKAWKEEGGPVADGDRGAPRGSKSGA, from the coding sequence ATGCCCCAGACCATCACGAAGGGCTACAAGGCGCTGCTCGAGGAGGCGAACGCCGCGATCGAGACGCTCCCGCCGACGGAGGCGATGGCGCTCGTCGGGCGCGAGGACGTGGTCTTCGTCGATCTGCGCGATCCGCGCGAGCTCGAGCGCGAGGGCCGCATGCCCGGCGCCGTGCACTGCCCGCGGGGCATGCTCGAGTTCTGGATCGACCCGGACAGCCCCTACCACAAGCCGGTTTTCGCGCAGGACAAGCGCTTCGTCTTCTTCTGCGCCGGCGGCTGGCGCTCGGCGCTCGCGGCGAAGACCGCGGCCGAGATGGGGCTCTCCCCCGTCGCCCATGTCGGCGGCGGCTTCAAGGCCTGGAAGGAGGAGGGCGGGCCCGTCGCCGACGGGGACCGCGGCGCGCCGCGAGGGTCGAAGAGCGGCGCTTGA
- the aspS gene encoding aspartate--tRNA ligase yields the protein MHRYRTHTCAGLRESDVGETVRLSGWCHRIRDHGGVLFIDLRDHYGITQIVVDPDSEAFKTAETVRSEWVIRVDGKVKKRPAGTENADLPTGQVEVYIGALEVLGPAAELPMPVFGEHDYPEEIRLRYRFLDLRREKLHENIMKRGRIIDSIRRRMKDQGFFEFQTPILTASSPEGARDFLVPSRLHPGKFYALPQAPQQFKQLVMMSGFDRYFQIAPCFRDEDARADRSPGEFYQLDVEMSFVTQEDVFQAVEPVLRGVFEEFAEGRRVTPVFPRIPYAEAMLKYGIDKPDLRNPLILADVTELFAREDVTFNAFKNIVKHGGVVRAIPAPGAGAQPRSFFDKLNDWARSEGAAGLGYVIFEEENGALVGKGPIAKFIPDEVQGLIAVAANVKAGDAVFFSAGDKGKAVALAGKARTRIGEELGLIDADQFAFCWITDFPMYEWDEDEKKIDFSHNPFSMPNYDMEKFLALNPADYDEILGITAWQYDIVCNGIELSSGAIRNHRPEIMKKAFGLAGYSEDVLEAKFGGMLRALALGAPPHGGIAPGIDRIVMLLCGEQNLREVVLFPMNQKAEDLLMGAPSDVTAKQLRELHIRLNLPE from the coding sequence ATGCATCGCTACCGCACCCACACCTGCGCCGGCCTCCGCGAGAGCGACGTGGGCGAGACCGTGCGGCTGTCCGGCTGGTGCCACCGCATCCGCGACCATGGCGGCGTCCTGTTCATCGACCTGCGCGACCATTACGGCATCACCCAGATCGTGGTGGACCCGGACAGCGAGGCCTTCAAGACGGCCGAGACCGTGCGCTCGGAATGGGTCATCCGCGTCGACGGCAAGGTGAAGAAGCGCCCCGCCGGCACCGAGAACGCGGACCTGCCCACGGGCCAGGTCGAGGTCTACATCGGCGCGCTCGAGGTGCTCGGCCCCGCGGCCGAGCTGCCCATGCCCGTCTTCGGCGAGCACGACTACCCGGAGGAGATCCGGCTGCGCTACCGCTTCCTCGACCTGCGCCGGGAGAAGCTGCACGAGAACATCATGAAGCGCGGGCGGATCATCGACTCCATCCGCCGCCGCATGAAGGACCAGGGCTTCTTCGAGTTCCAGACGCCGATCCTCACCGCCTCCTCGCCCGAGGGCGCGCGCGACTTCCTGGTGCCCTCGCGGCTGCATCCCGGCAAGTTCTACGCGCTGCCGCAGGCGCCCCAGCAGTTCAAGCAGCTCGTCATGATGTCGGGCTTCGACCGCTACTTCCAGATCGCGCCCTGCTTCCGCGACGAGGACGCCCGCGCCGACCGCTCGCCGGGCGAGTTCTACCAGCTCGACGTCGAGATGAGCTTCGTCACCCAGGAGGACGTGTTCCAGGCGGTGGAGCCGGTGCTGCGCGGCGTCTTCGAGGAGTTCGCCGAGGGCCGGCGCGTCACGCCGGTCTTCCCGCGCATTCCCTACGCCGAGGCGATGCTGAAATACGGCATCGACAAGCCGGACCTGCGCAACCCGCTGATCCTCGCCGATGTCACCGAGCTCTTCGCCCGCGAGGACGTGACCTTCAACGCCTTCAAGAACATCGTGAAGCACGGCGGCGTGGTGCGCGCGATCCCGGCCCCGGGCGCCGGCGCGCAGCCGCGCTCGTTCTTCGACAAGCTCAACGACTGGGCCCGCTCCGAGGGCGCGGCCGGGCTCGGCTACGTGATCTTCGAGGAGGAGAACGGCGCGCTCGTCGGCAAGGGGCCGATCGCGAAGTTCATCCCCGACGAGGTGCAGGGGCTCATCGCCGTGGCGGCGAACGTCAAGGCGGGGGACGCGGTGTTCTTCTCCGCCGGCGACAAGGGCAAGGCCGTGGCGCTCGCCGGCAAGGCGCGCACGCGCATCGGCGAGGAGCTGGGGCTGATCGACGCCGACCAGTTCGCCTTCTGCTGGATCACCGACTTCCCGATGTACGAGTGGGACGAGGACGAGAAGAAGATCGACTTCTCGCACAACCCCTTCTCCATGCCGAACTACGACATGGAGAAGTTCCTCGCGCTCAACCCGGCGGACTACGACGAGATCCTGGGTATCACCGCCTGGCAGTACGACATCGTCTGCAACGGCATCGAGCTCTCCTCGGGCGCCATCCGTAACCACCGCCCCGAGATCATGAAGAAGGCCTTCGGGCTGGCCGGCTACAGCGAGGACGTGCTGGAGGCCAAGTTCGGCGGCATGCTGCGCGCGCTCGCGCTCGGCGCCCCGCCCCACGGCGGCATCGCGCCGGGCATCGATCGCATCGTCATGCTGCTGTGCGGCGAGCAGAACCTGCGCGAGGTCGTTCTCTTCCCGATGAACCAGAAGGCGGAGGACCTGCTCATGGGCGCGCCCTCCGACGTGACGGCGAAGCAGCTGCGCGAACTGCACATCCGGCTCAACCTGCCGGAGTGA
- a CDS encoding VOC family protein, whose translation MEQRLSIVTLGVADVARSRAFYEGGLGWRVSPASNARIVFIQLGGMALALYPSAALSEDAHVEGGDAPAFRGFTLAYNARGEAEVDAVLAQAVAAGARLAKPAARAFWGGYSGYFADPDGILWEVAHNPFVTIEPDGRLTLP comes from the coding sequence ATGGAGCAGAGGCTGAGCATCGTCACGCTCGGGGTCGCGGACGTGGCGCGCTCGCGCGCCTTCTACGAGGGCGGCCTCGGCTGGCGCGTCTCGCCGGCGAGCAACGCGCGCATCGTCTTCATCCAGCTCGGCGGGATGGCGCTGGCGCTCTATCCCTCGGCCGCCCTCTCGGAGGACGCGCACGTCGAGGGCGGCGACGCGCCGGCGTTCCGCGGCTTCACGCTCGCCTACAACGCGCGCGGCGAGGCGGAGGTCGACGCCGTCCTTGCGCAGGCCGTCGCGGCCGGCGCCCGGCTGGCGAAGCCGGCCGCGCGCGCGTTCTGGGGCGGCTATTCCGGCTATTTCGCCGACCCGGACGGCATCCTCTGGGAGGTCGCCCACAACCCCTTCGTCACGATCGAGCCCGACGGGCGGCTGACGCTGCCGTGA
- a CDS encoding branched-chain amino acid ABC transporter substrate-binding protein: protein MTKRMLTGVAFGALMAASAPASAEIVIAVAGPMTGQYASFGEQMKNGAELAVEQINADGGINGEMLRLVVGDDACDPRQAVNVANQFAGEGVVFVAGHFCSGSSIPASAVYSEEGIIQISPASTNPALTDDRPGPGIYRVCGRDDKQGVVAGEFLATNYPEGDVAILHDRTAYGQGLAEETRKAMEAAGVEAKMFEAYTPGERDYSALVSRLNAEGIKAVYIGGYHTEAGLILRQMREQGLEAQLVSGDALVTDEFWSITGDLGNGVMMTFSPDPRKYESAQEAVAAFEARGINPEGYTLYTYAAIEAWRDAVLEAGSTDFEGVVDALDATTFDTVLGEIDFNDVGDPVEANYVWYVWEDGTYREM, encoded by the coding sequence ATGACCAAAAGAATGCTGACAGGTGTGGCGTTCGGCGCGCTCATGGCGGCCTCCGCGCCCGCTTCGGCCGAGATCGTGATCGCTGTCGCCGGCCCGATGACGGGCCAGTACGCCTCCTTCGGCGAGCAGATGAAGAACGGCGCCGAGCTCGCGGTCGAGCAGATCAACGCCGACGGGGGCATCAACGGCGAGATGCTGCGTCTCGTCGTCGGCGACGACGCCTGCGATCCGCGCCAGGCCGTGAACGTCGCCAACCAGTTCGCCGGCGAGGGCGTGGTCTTCGTGGCCGGCCACTTCTGCTCCGGCTCGTCGATCCCGGCCTCCGCGGTCTATTCCGAGGAAGGCATCATCCAGATCTCCCCGGCCTCGACCAACCCGGCGCTGACCGACGATCGTCCGGGCCCGGGCATCTACCGCGTCTGCGGCCGCGACGACAAGCAGGGCGTGGTCGCCGGCGAGTTCCTCGCCACGAACTATCCCGAGGGCGACGTCGCGATCCTCCACGACCGCACCGCCTACGGCCAGGGCCTCGCCGAGGAGACCCGCAAGGCCATGGAGGCCGCGGGCGTCGAGGCGAAGATGTTCGAGGCCTACACGCCCGGCGAGCGCGACTACTCCGCTCTCGTGTCGCGCCTCAACGCCGAGGGCATCAAGGCGGTCTACATCGGCGGCTACCACACCGAGGCCGGCCTGATCCTGCGCCAGATGCGCGAGCAGGGCCTCGAGGCGCAGCTCGTCTCCGGCGACGCGCTCGTCACCGACGAGTTCTGGTCGATCACGGGCGACCTCGGCAACGGCGTGATGATGACCTTCTCGCCCGACCCGCGGAAGTACGAGTCCGCCCAGGAGGCGGTCGCCGCCTTCGAGGCGCGCGGCATCAACCCCGAGGGCTACACGCTCTACACCTACGCCGCGATCGAGGCGTGGCGCGACGCGGTGCTCGAGGCCGGCTCGACGGACTTCGAGGGCGTGGTCGACGCGCTCGACGCCACCACCTTCGACACCGTGCTGGGCGAGATCGACTTCAACGATGTCGGCGACCCCGTCGAGGCGAACTACGTCTGGTACGTCTGGGAAGACGGCACGTATCGCGAGATGTGA
- a CDS encoding DUF6867 family protein — translation MGILWENSFWVFFFVTVVLAGGAAWMSGRAIARSWEPYWQAAAWMLLLGAAARFIHFSLFGGTLLSLHYYAVDTVILMGIAWLGHRATLAGLMTRQYRFAYETSTPLTWRPRAPAGGKID, via the coding sequence ATGGGCATTCTGTGGGAAAACTCCTTCTGGGTCTTCTTCTTCGTCACGGTCGTGCTCGCGGGCGGCGCGGCCTGGATGTCGGGCCGGGCCATCGCCCGCAGCTGGGAGCCCTACTGGCAGGCGGCGGCGTGGATGCTGCTGCTCGGCGCGGCGGCGCGCTTCATCCACTTCTCGCTGTTCGGGGGCACGCTCCTGTCGCTGCATTACTACGCGGTCGACACCGTCATCCTGATGGGGATCGCGTGGCTCGGTCACCGCGCCACCCTCGCCGGCCTGATGACCCGGCAATACCGGTTCGCCTACGAGACCTCGACGCCGCTGACCTGGCGGCCTCGGGCCCCCGCCGGCGGAAAAATCGACTGA
- a CDS encoding ABC transporter ATP-binding protein, with the protein MSEAMLDVSGVKTYYGNIVALRGVDVHVNKGEIVTLIGANGAGKSTLMMTIFGKPQAREGRIVYMGEDITRMPTHKIARLSIAQSPEGRRIFPRMTVYENLQMGASITDGTHFKSDLEKVFAFFPRLKERMHQRGGTLSGGEQQMLAIARALMSRPKLLLLDEPSLGLAPLIVKQIFSSLEALNRDDGLTVFLVEQNAYHALKLAHRGYVMVNGLITMTGGGRELLAKEEVRAAYLEGGRH; encoded by the coding sequence ATGAGCGAGGCGATGCTCGACGTCTCCGGCGTCAAGACCTACTACGGCAACATCGTCGCCCTGCGCGGGGTGGACGTGCACGTGAACAAGGGCGAGATCGTCACCCTGATCGGCGCCAACGGCGCCGGCAAGTCGACCCTGATGATGACCATCTTCGGCAAGCCGCAGGCGCGCGAGGGCCGGATCGTCTACATGGGGGAGGACATCACCCGGATGCCCACCCACAAGATCGCGCGGCTCTCCATCGCGCAGTCTCCGGAGGGGCGGCGCATCTTCCCGCGCATGACGGTCTACGAGAACCTGCAGATGGGAGCGTCGATCACCGACGGGACCCACTTCAAGTCCGACCTCGAGAAGGTGTTCGCCTTCTTTCCGCGGCTGAAGGAGCGCATGCACCAGCGCGGCGGCACGCTGTCGGGCGGCGAGCAGCAGATGCTCGCCATCGCCCGCGCCCTGATGAGCCGCCCGAAGCTGCTGCTTCTGGACGAGCCCTCCCTCGGCCTCGCGCCGCTGATCGTGAAGCAGATCTTCTCGAGCCTCGAGGCGCTCAACAGGGACGACGGGCTCACGGTCTTCCTGGTCGAGCAGAACGCCTACCACGCGCTCAAGCTCGCGCATCGCGGCTACGTGATGGTCAACGGGCTGATCACGATGACCGGCGGCGGCCGGGAGCTGCTGGCCAAGGAGGAGGTCCGGGCGGCCTACCTCGAAGGCGGACGGCACTGA